A DNA window from Paenibacillus andongensis contains the following coding sequences:
- a CDS encoding SDR family NAD(P)-dependent oxidoreductase, producing the protein MSNNKTACVTGTDRGIGLALTRSLLREGYTVYAGGIMESNIDIDQLAAQFPNQLHAFVLDVGSDESVKNAASFIQSKTSKLEILINNAAILGDTEKTVKDELDFDEIQRVYNVTALGAIRMSNALIEPIMDGGKLIVNISSEAGSIGISGREAWFGYCMAKAALNMGSTIIHNQIRKEGGRVLILHPGWVKTYMSGTWNEAGTYTAEQAAANILKRIEEYKETKETLREKPVYLEADTGKELPW; encoded by the coding sequence TTGTCGAACAATAAAACGGCTTGTGTAACGGGAACGGATAGAGGGATTGGCCTAGCGCTTACGAGGTCATTATTGCGTGAAGGGTATACGGTTTATGCGGGGGGTATCATGGAATCCAACATAGATATAGACCAGTTGGCAGCTCAATTCCCAAATCAGCTGCACGCATTTGTGTTGGACGTAGGATCGGACGAAAGCGTAAAGAACGCCGCTAGCTTCATTCAAAGCAAAACATCTAAGCTGGAAATCTTAATCAACAATGCCGCTATCCTTGGCGATACGGAAAAAACAGTGAAAGACGAGCTCGATTTCGATGAAATTCAGCGTGTTTACAACGTGACAGCCCTCGGTGCTATCCGAATGTCGAACGCCTTAATTGAGCCTATTATGGATGGCGGCAAGCTAATTGTCAATATTTCTTCGGAAGCTGGCAGCATTGGCATTAGCGGGCGTGAAGCGTGGTTCGGTTACTGTATGGCCAAAGCCGCGCTCAATATGGGTTCCACGATCATCCACAACCAGATTCGTAAAGAAGGCGGACGTGTCCTCATTCTCCATCCTGGTTGGGTCAAAACGTATATGAGCGGCACATGGAACGAGGCGGGTACGTATACAGCGGAACAAGCGGCTGCTAATATTTTGAAACGAATAGAGGAATATAAAGAAACTAAAGAAACGCTGCGCGAAAAGCCGGTTTATCTTGAAGCAGACACCGGAAAGGAATTGCCTTGGTAA
- a CDS encoding GerAB/ArcD/ProY family transporter — protein MEYPRQVTMIQAAIILISTIIGVGVLALSLFAVRASDSGAPLVTFIGILIGSLGLWLVTVLGMRFPTQTIIEYSEVLIGKWTARVFSVLIIVFFSVLTALASREFGEVVVTSVLTKTPLEVTVIVMLLLAAVSSRADMTTFTYFHHFYFPLIVFPLVLIVVLSLKNAQLVNLLPIWGNEPSGMSKGILTMAALFQGSFVMTIVIPAMRKPDRAMLASLVGMLISGGLYMLIVVATVGVFGAEEIKNLVWPTLELAKTTSLPANILERLDGAFLAVWVTAVFTTLLSTYYLAIHFLSQLLHLRDHKLFSFFLIPFIYVIAMFPQNLLQMYGIIQIVGRWGLVITVFYPLVLLIVALIRKKKKGSRGDQRVAKTD, from the coding sequence ATGGAGTATCCTCGCCAAGTAACGATGATTCAAGCGGCGATCATTCTGATTAGTACGATTATCGGGGTAGGAGTTCTTGCACTTTCGCTTTTTGCTGTTAGAGCTTCCGATTCGGGGGCGCCGCTCGTAACCTTTATAGGGATCTTAATCGGCTCTCTGGGGCTTTGGCTTGTTACCGTACTCGGCATGCGCTTTCCAACTCAAACGATTATTGAATACAGTGAAGTTCTGATCGGTAAATGGACGGCTCGGGTATTCAGCGTCTTAATCATCGTTTTCTTTTCCGTACTCACAGCACTGGCATCGCGCGAATTCGGTGAAGTCGTCGTGACTTCCGTTTTAACGAAAACGCCGCTGGAAGTGACGGTTATTGTGATGCTCTTGTTAGCTGCAGTTTCCTCACGTGCTGACATGACGACCTTTACCTATTTCCATCATTTTTATTTCCCGCTTATTGTTTTCCCGCTTGTATTGATCGTCGTTCTCTCGCTAAAAAATGCACAGTTGGTCAATTTATTGCCAATATGGGGGAATGAACCGAGCGGCATGTCCAAAGGAATTCTTACCATGGCTGCCTTATTTCAAGGTTCTTTCGTCATGACCATCGTCATTCCTGCGATGCGTAAACCGGATAGAGCGATGTTGGCAAGCTTAGTCGGCATGTTGATTTCAGGGGGACTCTACATGCTCATCGTAGTTGCTACGGTTGGTGTATTTGGAGCAGAGGAAATCAAAAACCTAGTTTGGCCTACCTTGGAATTAGCCAAAACCACCTCACTTCCCGCCAACATCCTGGAGAGGTTGGATGGCGCCTTTCTTGCCGTTTGGGTCACAGCGGTATTTACAACATTGTTGTCGACCTATTATTTGGCCATTCACTTTCTAAGCCAACTGTTACATTTGCGCGATCACAAGCTGTTTTCATTTTTTCTCATTCCCTTCATTTATGTCATTGCCATGTTTCCCCAAAACCTGCTTCAGATGTATGGCATTATTCAAATTGTTGGTCGTTGGGGACTGGTCATTACGGTGTTCTATCCTTTGGTTTTACTGATCGTAGCCCTCATTCGCAAGAAAAAGAAGGGGAGTCGGGGTGATCAACGTGTGGCGAAAACGGATTAG
- a CDS encoding ThuA domain-containing protein, which yields MSDITNVLLVGDMTDAPWHPLEPAKQELSGILGEDFLITSTEDYNHFTALDRKQFPLCISYTDCWNRDLTLQQTAGLIQYVAGGGGLLVIHNGISVQRSYELIHMIGAKFTGHPPYQSLDYYRSADNHPLLEGVEDFSMEEEPYMFDFDPFTKKTAFLEYEFEGNRYPAAWEQAYGLGKVIYLQPGHHAPSFKADAYRRLVLNSARWLSASS from the coding sequence GTGAGTGATATTACGAATGTACTTTTGGTCGGTGACATGACAGATGCTCCATGGCATCCATTGGAGCCTGCCAAGCAGGAGCTTAGTGGAATTCTTGGCGAAGATTTTCTGATTACGAGTACGGAGGACTACAACCATTTCACGGCATTGGATCGGAAACAATTTCCACTTTGCATTTCCTATACGGATTGCTGGAACCGTGATCTTACTCTGCAACAAACAGCCGGTTTGATTCAATATGTGGCGGGTGGAGGCGGCCTGCTTGTGATCCATAATGGGATTTCAGTTCAACGCAGTTACGAGCTGATTCATATGATCGGAGCTAAGTTTACAGGCCACCCCCCTTACCAATCTCTGGACTATTATCGATCTGCGGACAATCATCCATTACTCGAGGGTGTCGAGGACTTCAGCATGGAGGAAGAGCCCTATATGTTCGATTTTGACCCTTTTACCAAGAAAACCGCATTTCTAGAGTACGAATTTGAAGGAAATAGGTATCCAGCTGCCTGGGAGCAAGCTTACGGTCTTGGGAAAGTTATCTATTTACAACCCGGGCATCATGCTCCATCATTTAAAGCGGATGCTTATAGGCGACTTGTGCTCAACAGCGCACGTTGGTTAAGCGCTAGCAGTTAA
- a CDS encoding putative holin-like toxin — MIKLILQFGSFLLALLTFIALIIVRIH; from the coding sequence ATGATAAAGTTGATTCTTCAATTTGGGAGTTTCCTCTTGGCATTGTTAACTTTTATAGCGTTAATTATTGTTAGAATACACTAA
- a CDS encoding alanyl-tRNA editing protein, producing MSIKLYYNSAYVTEWQTDILQTLEREDGYYVILKETAFYPHGGGQPCDVGYMNGIPVLDVINEEDEVLHKLARLPDESKVTCQIDWNRRFDHMQQHSGQHLLSAVCRDLYQAMTVSFHLGNDYATIDVEQPELTLNQLASIENEVNRQIYLNNSIVSYFVTQEEAAQLQLVKQPKVTDHIRIVEIKGVEHNACGGTHVSSTGEIGMIKLLKAEKQKGNTRIYFLCGYRALKEFNENQRILGALSSKFKTGKDEIIDRIEKWENEQKQLQSEIVALKERNNAYVAQELLSSSDGKLIASVFEDKTFKDLQSLAVKLASESDTPVLLATVAENKVILANNSNCPLSCGAFFKEYVGTYNGKGGGSDIIAQAGFQTWEEAFAFYEFTIRQFNEKLGAKI from the coding sequence ATGTCCATAAAACTATATTACAATTCCGCTTATGTAACCGAATGGCAAACAGACATTCTCCAAACGCTTGAAAGAGAAGATGGGTATTATGTCATCCTGAAGGAGACAGCTTTCTATCCACATGGGGGCGGACAGCCTTGCGATGTTGGCTATATGAACGGGATTCCTGTGCTCGATGTGATCAATGAAGAGGATGAAGTGCTGCACAAGCTGGCACGACTTCCCGATGAGAGCAAGGTAACTTGCCAAATCGATTGGAATCGAAGATTCGACCATATGCAGCAGCATAGCGGCCAGCATCTGCTCTCTGCAGTGTGCCGTGATCTCTATCAGGCCATGACAGTTAGCTTTCATTTAGGTAACGATTATGCCACCATCGATGTGGAACAGCCAGAACTGACGCTGAACCAGCTTGCTTCCATTGAGAATGAAGTGAACCGTCAAATTTACCTGAACAACAGCATTGTTAGTTATTTTGTAACCCAAGAAGAAGCTGCTCAACTGCAGCTAGTGAAACAGCCCAAAGTGACGGATCATATTCGAATTGTCGAGATAAAAGGTGTGGAACACAACGCTTGCGGTGGGACACATGTCTCATCAACGGGCGAAATTGGTATGATAAAGCTGCTGAAAGCCGAAAAACAAAAGGGAAACACTCGGATTTACTTCTTATGCGGTTATCGCGCCTTGAAGGAGTTTAATGAAAACCAGCGGATTTTGGGTGCCTTGTCATCCAAATTCAAAACGGGTAAAGACGAGATTATCGATCGAATTGAAAAGTGGGAAAATGAACAAAAGCAGCTTCAGTCTGAAATTGTTGCTCTCAAAGAAAGAAACAACGCTTATGTGGCTCAGGAGCTGTTATCAAGCAGTGATGGCAAATTGATAGCAAGTGTGTTTGAGGATAAGACGTTTAAAGATTTACAAAGTCTGGCGGTTAAGCTAGCTTCGGAAAGTGATACACCAGTACTGCTCGCTACTGTTGCTGAGAACAAAGTTATTCTTGCTAACAACAGTAATTGTCCCCTTTCTTGCGGTGCCTTCTTCAAAGAATATGTAGGAACTTACAATGGAAAAGGCGGAGGCAGCGATATCATCGCGCAGGCGGGATTCCAGACCTGGGAGGAAGCCTTTGCTTTCTATGAGTTCACAATCCGGCAGTTTAATGAGAAATTAGGGGCGAAGATTTAG
- a CDS encoding YozQ family protein: protein MKKDKDSYDKKLEGSSLTHEQISDVYAAGTSDGIHQLADGEVKITDEPFESGQK from the coding sequence GTGAAAAAGGATAAGGATTCCTATGACAAAAAATTAGAAGGCAGTTCACTTACGCATGAACAAATATCGGATGTGTATGCAGCGGGGACGAGCGACGGTATACACCAGCTTGCTGATGGTGAGGTCAAAATAACGGACGAACCTTTCGAATCCGGGCAAAAATAA
- a CDS encoding spore germination protein, with the protein MIPPKEPPAHQILEENEEGKITPHLEETISFMDKILGENDDFVMHRFRIFDQYPAVLLYFSDLIEKQYLNEHILKPLMLSSTNKQGRAKNSRPLKDVLFRDTLYACEGRTEKQLSEVIQAVVQGETVLVVDGMEDALLFSTRNVDKRSITQPETEQVIRGAREGFIEMLGTNLSLLRYRLPTPDLRVKTIRIGRVTKSKVAICYLDGIVNPQLVEEVFRRLALIDIDGILDVGYLEQFIEDNHLSPFPQIQNTERPDKAVANLLEGRVILLVDGSPFALILPTVFSQFYQTVEDYSERFLLVSFIRLARLVALIFSLIFPSLYVALISFNPELIPTEFAVAVAGGRAGVPFPSLIEVLVMEVSMEVLREATLRLPQQVGGALSIVGVLVVGQAAVAAGFISPITVVIIALTTIGSFATPAYNAALALRMLRFPLVILAGMFGLYGVMIGLILIANHMLSLKSFGVPYLSPIVPGNFQGMKDTLARLPLWSMPKRPALLHTPNDTRLGMKTKEMKHPQSNTLDPLKVGNIRRDIEDGVSSPSNDDSSGDHSD; encoded by the coding sequence ATGATTCCGCCAAAGGAACCGCCTGCCCATCAGATTTTGGAAGAAAATGAAGAAGGGAAAATCACGCCACATCTTGAAGAGACGATTTCATTCATGGATAAGATACTTGGTGAAAATGACGATTTTGTCATGCACCGGTTTCGTATATTTGATCAGTACCCGGCAGTGCTATTGTATTTCTCCGACTTAATTGAGAAGCAGTATTTGAATGAGCACATTTTAAAACCGCTGATGCTATCGTCGACTAACAAGCAGGGGAGAGCAAAGAATAGCCGGCCCTTAAAGGATGTATTATTTCGAGATACATTGTATGCCTGTGAAGGGAGAACAGAAAAACAGTTATCTGAGGTTATCCAAGCCGTTGTACAAGGAGAAACGGTTCTTGTAGTGGACGGGATGGAGGATGCGCTGCTATTCAGTACACGAAATGTGGACAAACGCTCGATCACGCAACCTGAAACAGAGCAGGTTATCCGCGGAGCACGAGAAGGATTCATAGAAATGTTGGGTACGAACCTTTCCTTGCTTCGCTACCGGCTTCCGACACCGGATCTACGGGTAAAAACGATTCGAATAGGGCGTGTAACTAAATCTAAAGTAGCTATCTGTTACTTGGATGGGATTGTTAATCCCCAACTTGTTGAAGAGGTGTTCAGACGATTAGCGTTGATCGACATTGACGGCATTCTCGATGTTGGATACTTGGAACAGTTTATTGAAGATAACCATCTGTCCCCGTTCCCGCAGATTCAAAATACGGAACGCCCGGATAAGGCGGTTGCCAATCTACTGGAGGGCAGGGTAATCTTGCTGGTCGACGGTTCTCCCTTTGCCCTCATATTGCCGACTGTGTTCAGTCAGTTTTACCAGACGGTCGAAGATTACTCCGAACGATTTCTTTTGGTCAGCTTTATTCGGCTAGCACGACTGGTAGCTCTTATTTTCTCCTTGATTTTCCCCTCGTTATATGTGGCGCTGATTTCTTTTAACCCAGAGCTCATACCTACAGAGTTTGCCGTGGCCGTTGCGGGTGGGAGAGCAGGAGTGCCTTTTCCCTCTCTAATTGAAGTTCTGGTTATGGAGGTTTCCATGGAGGTTCTGAGGGAAGCGACTCTGCGTCTGCCACAGCAAGTAGGGGGAGCGCTATCGATTGTTGGTGTGCTAGTCGTCGGACAAGCCGCGGTTGCTGCTGGATTCATCAGTCCGATAACGGTAGTCATCATCGCCTTAACAACGATCGGTTCTTTTGCCACACCGGCGTACAACGCAGCGCTTGCATTAAGGATGCTGCGCTTTCCGCTTGTGATATTGGCTGGTATGTTTGGTTTGTACGGCGTGATGATCGGGCTTATCCTGATCGCCAACCATATGCTCTCACTAAAATCGTTCGGGGTGCCTTACTTGAGTCCGATTGTCCCTGGGAATTTCCAAGGGATGAAAGATACATTGGCGCGGCTGCCACTCTGGTCCATGCCAAAGAGACCGGCACTCTTGCATACGCCGAATGATACCCGTCTGGGAATGAAAACGAAGGAAATGAAGCATCCGCAAAGCAATACCTTAGATCCATTGAAAGTTGGGAATATAAGGAGGGATATAGAAGATGGAGTATCCTCGCCAAGTAACGATGATTCAAGCGGCGATCATTCTGATTAG
- a CDS encoding DUF7002 family protein, whose amino-acid sequence MCDAVVTAITKAKSRKHLFHFTRVRNLAVMAHFDQLLASYQINPIPTGERRLKPEKVNYHEYTITLNAHLRIANSMIDAAITQEQFRACLDKHVFFWPTLRDCKKMMDTYARREPDEGFAVLEFDAYALLTEHYSAVKLSKYDSGSSPRYPTRCSYKKSLDMFLPIDEFKLVWNNLVPTKASEIREILIEGEVTRVSKYLQTVYVNKREDVPESWRSLMQPLSDLSAK is encoded by the coding sequence ATGTGTGACGCTGTTGTAACTGCAATAACAAAAGCAAAGAGCAGAAAGCACTTATTCCATTTTACTAGAGTAAGGAATTTAGCGGTTATGGCACATTTCGACCAGCTATTGGCCAGTTATCAAATAAATCCCATTCCTACAGGTGAGCGCCGATTAAAGCCCGAGAAAGTGAACTATCATGAATATACGATCACACTAAATGCTCATCTGAGGATAGCTAACAGCATGATCGATGCGGCAATCACACAGGAACAATTTCGGGCGTGTTTGGACAAGCATGTATTTTTTTGGCCTACCTTAAGGGATTGTAAGAAAATGATGGACACCTATGCACGAAGAGAACCGGATGAAGGGTTTGCTGTTTTGGAATTTGATGCGTACGCATTGTTAACCGAGCATTATTCCGCAGTTAAGCTATCTAAATACGATTCAGGAAGCTCACCGCGATATCCAACTCGTTGTTCCTACAAGAAAAGCTTGGATATGTTTCTACCTATAGATGAATTCAAGCTTGTATGGAATAACTTAGTGCCAACAAAGGCATCCGAAATACGAGAGATTTTAATTGAAGGCGAAGTTACGAGAGTGTCAAAATATTTGCAAACCGTTTACGTCAATAAAAGGGAAGATGTACCCGAGAGCTGGAGAAGTTTGATGCAGCCTCTGTCTGATTTGAGTGCAAAATGA
- a CDS encoding CGNR zinc finger domain-containing protein, whose protein sequence is MEYYGGQVTSKINFKVLQYVKKRTGLPAMLWDDFLNSLHHDWRGDGAVDDRLDQPEWLDQWVAEHQLSVDHRPTPKELNALKQLRTLLHRIVTDFVANSSPKEEDIEALNKVMAEGAVIRQLARTNERYQLNLNAIGHQWSHIQAEIASSMAQMIAEGEPSRIRICDNPNCLWVYYDDTRNRSKRYCDDKLCGNLMKVRRFRARQKAAADLPKHEH, encoded by the coding sequence ATGGAATATTATGGAGGTCAAGTAACTAGCAAAATTAATTTTAAGGTGTTACAATATGTTAAAAAAAGAACGGGGTTACCAGCTATGCTGTGGGACGATTTCCTGAATAGTTTACATCATGATTGGCGAGGTGACGGAGCCGTCGATGATCGCCTAGATCAACCAGAATGGTTGGATCAATGGGTTGCGGAGCACCAACTTTCCGTTGATCATCGCCCTACTCCTAAAGAATTAAATGCGCTGAAGCAGTTAAGAACGCTCCTTCATCGGATAGTGACGGATTTCGTAGCCAATTCCTCGCCTAAGGAGGAAGATATAGAAGCTCTCAACAAAGTCATGGCTGAAGGGGCTGTTATTCGTCAACTTGCAAGAACCAATGAACGTTATCAATTAAATTTGAATGCAATCGGTCATCAATGGTCTCATATTCAGGCTGAGATTGCATCCTCAATGGCACAAATGATAGCTGAGGGAGAACCCTCTAGGATACGCATTTGCGATAATCCAAACTGCTTATGGGTTTATTATGATGATACTCGCAACCGCTCCAAAAGATACTGTGATGACAAGCTGTGCGGTAATTTAATGAAAGTACGTCGATTCCGCGCACGACAAAAAGCAGCTGCCGATTTGCCCAAGCATGAGCACTAA
- a CDS encoding ATP-binding protein gives MLYIKDILLQLLFALTPFVLYNIYYRDKTANYSKRFITFTCMICLFMSMTFPSSVQNGIIFDIRYVIMFFGMVYGGMTTGFILLVEFVLYRLLIGGQGLFSAMIILVITFSLSALLSFLYRRRSEYRNLITFLAGLSFSAIPICVMFVTERKYIVEHLTFNILAMPVQNSLGIWLLISLFNKAVSDKQLFQKYLQNEKVETIAHVAASLAHEVRNPLTAVMGFLKLIRNDSISKEKINYYIDICVEEMKRTEVILSEYLSIAKPSSPTYEHVDLVPQLNSVIEIMTPYANMNNVALEVHHQGQELYISANPNEIKQLLINFIKNAIEACSYISRGKVSIQMATESQIYAKITIHDNGVGMSNEQLERLGTIYFSTKSQGTGLGLTSSYQLIRSMNGAVNVRSTLGKGTEFVISLPLTN, from the coding sequence ATGCTTTATATCAAAGATATTTTGCTGCAATTACTGTTCGCCTTAACTCCCTTTGTTCTTTATAACATCTACTACCGTGATAAAACCGCAAACTATTCCAAACGATTTATCACTTTTACGTGTATGATTTGCCTGTTTATGTCCATGACCTTTCCTTCTAGCGTGCAGAACGGAATCATTTTTGATATCCGTTACGTGATCATGTTTTTCGGAATGGTTTACGGCGGTATGACTACTGGATTTATATTACTTGTTGAGTTTGTTTTGTACCGCCTCCTAATAGGCGGACAAGGACTATTTTCAGCGATGATTATTCTTGTGATTACTTTTAGTTTATCTGCCCTATTATCATTCTTATATCGCCGACGCTCCGAGTACCGAAACCTAATAACTTTCCTAGCTGGGTTAAGCTTTTCCGCTATACCTATTTGTGTAATGTTTGTAACTGAACGTAAATATATAGTCGAGCACTTGACGTTTAATATCCTAGCCATGCCCGTACAAAATTCCTTGGGTATTTGGTTATTGATTTCCCTTTTCAATAAGGCTGTTTCGGATAAGCAGCTATTCCAGAAATATCTTCAAAACGAAAAAGTTGAAACCATCGCTCACGTTGCCGCCTCACTTGCCCATGAAGTACGCAACCCACTTACAGCCGTAATGGGATTCTTGAAATTAATTCGTAATGATTCGATCTCCAAAGAAAAGATCAACTATTATATTGATATTTGTGTGGAAGAGATGAAGCGAACCGAAGTCATTCTTTCCGAATATCTATCCATAGCTAAACCTAGCAGTCCAACTTATGAACATGTGGATCTTGTGCCGCAGTTAAACTCCGTTATAGAAATCATGACACCATACGCTAACATGAATAATGTCGCATTAGAAGTACACCATCAGGGGCAAGAACTATATATATCTGCGAATCCAAATGAAATCAAACAACTACTCATTAATTTTATCAAAAATGCCATTGAGGCATGCTCTTATATCTCAAGAGGAAAAGTCAGCATTCAGATGGCTACCGAATCCCAAATTTATGCCAAGATAACGATCCATGATAATGGGGTTGGCATGAGCAACGAGCAGTTGGAGCGGCTTGGCACCATTTACTTCTCAACGAAAAGCCAAGGGACAGGATTAGGACTAACCTCATCTTATCAATTAATCCGTTCGATGAACGGTGCTGTCAATGTTCGGAGTACGTTAGGAAAAGGAACAGAATTCGTTATCTCGTTGCCTTTAACCAACTGA
- a CDS encoding DinB family protein, translating into MNKVELLLHGWDSCYEKEDWYPPLTDALKELSAEQANWRPEGEAVNTIWENVHHLIFYKERLLKRMTGEESDYPDGLTNDDTFAVQSSSNKDWQETLDRLQSIHQGIREQIARWDEEDFEYIFPNRSQSVGRWVNSLIMHDAYHTGQIMFIRKLQGSWPSRRSFD; encoded by the coding sequence ATGAATAAAGTTGAGCTGCTGCTTCACGGATGGGATAGCTGTTATGAGAAGGAAGACTGGTATCCGCCACTTACGGATGCATTAAAAGAACTGTCCGCAGAGCAAGCCAATTGGCGGCCTGAGGGTGAAGCTGTCAACACGATCTGGGAAAATGTCCATCATCTGATTTTTTATAAAGAACGATTATTGAAAAGAATGACGGGTGAAGAATCCGATTATCCTGATGGACTGACCAATGACGATACTTTTGCCGTGCAGTCATCTTCGAATAAGGATTGGCAAGAAACCTTGGACCGTTTGCAATCCATTCATCAAGGAATTCGTGAACAGATCGCACGCTGGGATGAGGAAGATTTCGAGTACATATTCCCTAATCGGTCTCAATCTGTTGGCCGGTGGGTGAATAGCCTTATTATGCATGACGCTTATCACACGGGTCAGATCATGTTCATTCGAAAGCTGCAAGGGTCTTGGCCATCTCGTCGTTCTTTTGACTAA
- a CDS encoding S8 family peptidase, with the protein MERQVHVIPFQVLEKIEQVNEIPTGVEMIQAPKIWEQTKGKGITVAILDTGCDLTHPDLKERIIGGINFTNDDGGKTDVYMDYNGHGTHVAGTIAATKNNNGVVGVAPEANLLIIKVLDKHGSGQYEWIINGINYAVEQKADIISMSLGGPENLPALHEAIQKAVAANILVICAAGNEGDGVDSTDEFDYPGCYNEVISVGAIDLERHSSNFSNSNNEVDLVGPGEKILSTYLNGTYATLSGTSMATPHVAGAMALIKVLVNASFERTLTERELYAQLIKRTVPLGNSAKLEGNGLVYLTVMDELSEVFNPKFVAKLLSL; encoded by the coding sequence ATGGAGCGACAAGTGCATGTGATTCCGTTTCAAGTTCTTGAGAAGATTGAACAGGTCAATGAAATTCCAACAGGGGTGGAAATGATTCAAGCCCCAAAAATCTGGGAACAAACCAAAGGGAAGGGGATAACGGTTGCCATATTGGATACTGGTTGCGATCTCACTCACCCTGACTTAAAAGAACGAATCATAGGCGGAATTAATTTTACGAATGATGATGGCGGCAAGACGGATGTATACATGGATTACAATGGTCATGGCACGCATGTTGCTGGTACAATCGCTGCGACCAAAAACAATAATGGTGTTGTCGGTGTAGCTCCTGAGGCTAATCTGCTTATTATTAAGGTCCTTGATAAACATGGGTCTGGTCAATACGAGTGGATCATTAATGGCATTAACTATGCGGTCGAACAAAAAGCGGATATTATCTCCATGTCCCTTGGCGGTCCAGAAAATCTTCCTGCGTTACACGAAGCTATTCAAAAAGCCGTTGCCGCTAACATTCTAGTGATTTGTGCGGCAGGTAATGAAGGCGATGGCGTTGATTCAACAGATGAGTTTGACTATCCAGGTTGTTATAACGAAGTCATTAGCGTAGGTGCGATTGACTTGGAGAGACACTCTTCCAATTTTTCGAATTCGAACAATGAAGTCGATTTAGTGGGCCCAGGAGAGAAAATTTTATCAACCTATTTAAACGGAACGTATGCGACATTAAGCGGAACTTCTATGGCAACTCCACATGTCGCCGGAGCAATGGCGCTAATAAAAGTACTTGTGAATGCAAGCTTCGAGCGAACACTCACAGAGCGTGAGCTGTATGCCCAATTAATTAAAAGAACTGTACCCTTAGGGAATTCTGCGAAACTTGAAGGCAATGGGCTTGTCTATTTAACTGTCATGGACGAGCTCTCCGAAGTATTTAATCCTAAATTCGTTGCTAAATTACTGAGCTTATGA